The proteins below are encoded in one region of Triticum aestivum cultivar Chinese Spring chromosome 1B, IWGSC CS RefSeq v2.1, whole genome shotgun sequence:
- the LOC123092068 gene encoding cell division control protein 48 homolog E-like: MASQGDASGNKDYSTAILEIKKSPNRLVVDEATNDENSTVALHPDTMDSLELFHGDIVLLKGKKRKDTVCILLPDGTCDKTKVRMNKVVRKNLRVRLGDVVSIHQCPDVKYGKRVHVLPVHDTVQGIAENLFDAFLRPYFLEAYRPLRKGDLFLVRGGMTSVEFKVVETDPAEYCIVASDTEIFCDGEPVKREDEERLDDVGYDDVGGVRKQMAQIRELVELPLRHPQLFKCIGVKPPKGILLYGPPGTGKTLIARAVANETGAFFFLINGPEIMSKMAGESESNLRKAFEEAEKNAPAIIFIDEIDSIAPKRDKTNGEVERRIVSQLLTLMDGLKSRAHVIVMGATNRPNSIDLALRRFGRFDREIDIGVPDEVGRLEVLRIHTKNMKLAEDVELEHVSRDTHGYVGADLAALCTEAALQCIREKMDVIDLEDDTIDAEILNSMAVTNDHFKIALGTSNPSALRETIVEVPNVSWGDVGGLEGVKRELQETVQYPVEYPKKFEKFGMSPSKGVLFYGPPGCGKTLLAKAIANECQANFISITGPELLTMWFGESEANVRDIFDKARGSAPCVLFFDELDSIATQRGNSVGDAGGAADRVLNQLLTEMDGMNAKKTVFIIGATNRPDIIDPALLRPGRLDQLIYIPLPNVESRLQIFRACLRKSPMAKDVDLNALAKYTQGFSGADITEICQRACKYAIRENIEKDMEKERRLKENPEAMEEDEMDEIKDAHFEESMRYARRSVSDDDIRKYQAFAQTLQQSRGFGSEFRFPDQPAAGATAAANPFAAAATAAEVDDLYS, from the coding sequence ATGGCGAGCCAGGGCGACGCTAGCGGGAACAAGGACTACTCCACGGCGATCCTGGAGATAAAGAAGTCGCCGAACCGGCTGGTGGTCGACGAGGCGACCAACGACGAGAACTCCACCGTCGCCCTGCACCCGGACACCATGGACAGCCTCGAGCTCTTCCACGGCGACATCGTCCTGCTCAAGGGCAAGAAGCGGAAGGACACGGTCTGCATTCTGCTCCCAGACGGCACGTGCGACAAGACCAAGGTCCGGATGAACAAGGTCGTCCGGAAGAACCTGAGGGTCCGGCTGGGCGACGTCGTCTCCATCCATCAGTGCCCGGACGTCAAATACGGGAAGCGCGTCCACGTACTCCCCGTCCACGACACCGTCCAAGGGATCGCCGAAAACCTGTTCGATGCCTTCCTGAGACCCTACTTCCTCGAGGCCTACCGTCCCCTCAGGAAAGGAGACCTATTCCTGGTGAGAGGCGGCATGACGAGCGTGGAGTTCAAGGTTGTGGAGACCGACCCCGCGGAGTACTGCATCGTCGCGTCTGACACGGAGATATTCTGTGACGGCGAGCCTGTCAAGCGGGAGGATGAGGAGAGACTCGACGACGTCGGCTACGACGATGTCGGTGGGGTCAGGAAGCAGATGGCCCAGATCAGAGAGCTGGTTGAGCTCCCACTGCGCCACCCTCAGCTGTTCAAGTGCATCGGTGTGAAGCCTCCAAAGGGCATCTTGCTGTATGGGCCACCTGGGACCGGCAAGACCCTCATTGCCAGAGCTGTGGCCAATGAAACAGGTGCCTTCTTCTTCCTGATCAATGGCCCGGAGATCATGTCGAAGATGGCCGGAGAGAGCGAGAGCAACCTCAGGAAGGCGTTTGAAGAGGCCGAGAAGAATGCGCCGGCCATCATCTTCATCGATGAGATCGATTCCATAGCCCCAAAGAGAGACAAGACCAACGGAGAAGTCGAAAGGCGCATCGTCTCACAGCTGCTCACTCTCATGGATGGGCTCAAGTCCCGGGCACATGTTATTGTCATGGGGGCTACCAACCGCCCAAACAGCATCGACCTTGCTCTCAGAAGGTTTGGGAGGTTTGACCGGGAGATCGACATTGGAGTCCCTGATGAAGTTGGGCGGCTTGAGGTTCTCCGGATTCACACTAAAAACATGAAGCTAGCTGAAGATGTTGAACTGGAGCATGTCTCGAGGGATACTCATGGGTATGTCGGCGCTGATCTCGCTGCCCTTTGCACCGAGGCTGCTCTCCAGTGCATTCGCGAGAAGATGGATGTCATCGACCTTGAGGATGACACCATTGATGCGGAGATACTGAATTCTATGGCTGTCACCAACGACCATTTCAAGATTGCACTAGGAACAAGCAACCCTTCCGCTCTTCGCGAAACTATCGTTGAAGTTCCAAATGTCTCTTGGGGAGATGTTGGTGGTCTGGAGGGTGTCAAAAGGGAGCTGCAGGAGACCGTCCAGTATCCGGTGGAGTACCCAAAGAAGTTTGAGAAGTTTGGCATGTCTCCCTCCAAAGGTGTTCTGTTCTACGGCCCTCCAGGCTGCGGCAAGACCTTGTTGGCCAAGGCGATTGCTAACGAGTGCCAGGCTAACTTCATCAGCATCACAGGACCGGAGCTGCTTACCATGTGGTTTGGTGAGAGTGAGGCCAATGTGCGCGACATTTTCGACAAGGCCAGGGGGTCGGCACCATGTGTCCTCTTCTTCGATGAGCTCGACTCGATTGCCACGCAGAGAGGAAACAGTGTAGGCGATGCCGGAGGTGCCGCTGATAGGGTGCTGAATCAGCTTCTCACCGAGATGGACGGAATGAATGCCAAAAAAACCGTGTTCATCATCGGTGCCACCAACAGGCCAGACATCATAGACCCTGCCTTGCTGAGGCCGGGGCGCCTTGATCAGCTTATCTACATTCCTCTGCCTAACGTTGAATCCAGGCTCCAGATCTTCAGGGCCTGCCTCAGAAAGTCTCCTATGGCCAAGGATGTCGACCTGAATGCGCTCGCCAAATACACACAAGGGTTCAGCGGCGCGGACATCACGGAAATCTGCCAGCGTGCGTGCAAATATGCCATCAGAGAAAACATTGAGAAGGACATGGAAAAGGAGAGGCGGCTGAAGGAAAACCCTGAAGCCATGGAGGAAGACGAGATGGATGAGATCAAGGATGCTCACTTCGAGGAGAGCATGAGGTATGCACGCCGGAGTGTGAGCGATGATGATATTCGCAAATACCAGGCCTTTGCTCAGACGCTGCAGCAGTCCCGTGGTTTTGGCAGCGAGTTCCGGTTCCCTGACCAGCCGGCGGCGGGTGCTACAGCTGCGGCCAATCCTTTCGCGGCCGCTGCCACGGCAGCTGAAGTAGATGATTTGTACAGTTAA